Part of the Sander lucioperca isolate FBNREF2018 chromosome 1, SLUC_FBN_1.2, whole genome shotgun sequence genome is shown below.
CGTATGTGTCATTCACACAACTCTGCCCACACTGCAACTATTCAAGACAGTGGCAGAGTCAGCCTGTTGTAGGAAGTACCCCCGTCGGCAACCTACACCTGTCAGCGGCAACGTATTTCACCGGTGCATCCTTCATCCAACTGGAAAAGGTATTGCTATAACTATTTAATATGAAATGGCAATCACTGTACCGTTTTCACAAACGTACCAATTTTACATGTTTTCACAGATATGCAAGGCCATGAATCTTCAGATTTCCCAGTATGACACCTTCAGGAGGCATGCTAGGAGTTTTCTGGAGCCAGCCATAATCCACAAATGGAAGATGGATCAGCAACATCTTTTTCAAAAGTTACTGCATAGAGGAAAGATTGGAGTCAGTGGAGATATGCGAGCTGACTCCCCAGGTAAGACAAAAGTCCCAAAAGTCTGTTCTTAAAAGCATGGTACTTATACATTAAATTTCAGTTGCAAAGCCTTGACATCGTTTTGTTATATAATCTTCAGGGCACTCAGCAAAGTATGGGAGCTACACGCTGATGCACCTAGACAGTAACCGCATTATTGACCTTCAGCTTGTTCAGGTGGGTCCTatgttttgggatttttttttttgccttgcaACATGATGAAAGATGATTCTGTATAGCTTTCAATGTCTCACATTTATATCTATGCATTTTTGTCCCACCACCAGAGCAATGAAGTAGGTGGTAATTTCCACATGGAGAAGGAGGGCCTTAAACGCTTCCTGGATCTACTGGATTCAAACGGTTTGGAGGTGGACTACATTGTCACCGACCGTCATCCACAGATCCAGAAGTATCTGAGGGAGCGCAGCATCACCCACTTCTATGATGTGTGGCACTTTGAGAAAGGTATGTGTTCATCCTTGTTTATGTCAGTGTGACTCATTGACATACTTTGTGACATCAAAGAATGTCCTGAATATCAATTTATTGCATATGTACTTTCTGCAAGGTTTGTCAAAGAAACTTGACAAAGTTGCGCAAAACAAGGACTGCGGGGTGCTGAAGAAGTGGCTGCGTAGCATTAAAAACCACGTCTACTGGAGTGCAACATCGTCAACATCAGGGCCAGAGAAGGTAGCCAAGTGGACATCGATTGTCAACCACATCCAGAACGTGCACTTGCATGAAAACCCTCTTTTCCCTAAGTGCCAACATCCTGATAGAGTGTCAAGGGATCCAAGTAAATGGTTTAAACCAGGTATGTaaagaaaatgtgattaaaagaactacatttaacatttaaaatgcaaaacCTTTTTTGCTTATAATATTAACAAAAAACATCATCTCAAATGCCCTTTGTAATGCAATATTATTGCTGTATTTACTATGTTAACAGGCTGCAAtcttaataaaatgttttttaattttacttaaGGGTCAGTGGCGCTCTACAAAGTGGAAAAAATCCTGGTCAATAAGAGGGTTGTCAAAGATGTGGAGAAGCTGAGCCACCACTACCAAACATCATCCCTGGAGGCTTTCCACAGTTTGATCCTTCGCTTCACACCCAAGAATGTGGTTTTCCCTTTCATGGGCATGCTTTGCAGGTAATACAATGAATACATTCAGTAAAATCGTACACCACAGCTACTGCCTCATggctaatatatataatatcaaaaTTGTTTTGTCACTTCAGTTTGCAATTGTATTTTTGTAGGTTGTACCTTGCAGCCATGCACTACAATGAAAATGCAGACCGCGAGCAAGCCACAACATCTGCAGGACAACCCGTATTCAAGGTTGTGTTTCCCAAGTCCAGGAAGGGGGAGGTGACTGCGAGGCCAGTAAAAACAGACCCTACATAGTGTAAGTTTTAaactacttttatttttataacaaATAATGTAACATCAATAGTGACACATTGAATATGTACAAGTAGtgttaactttaaaaaaacaacttatatATAGTAaacgtaaaaaataaatacttcagTGATTATTTATATGCATTAATTCACAGAATATGTGGAAGAACTGATGAAGCTGGTTTTCGAGGAGGTGTTCGAGGACCCAACGCCATTTGTTGAGGTGCTGAAGTCCATCCCCATCCCCAAGGACCTGGCATCGGATCATGAGAGACCCTCAAA
Proteins encoded:
- the LOC116048035 gene encoding uncharacterized protein LOC116048035, with amino-acid sequence MPDGTTTKYVRGHTVRSSKMRTVGTQLSMGTLRASMRSKGTQATVPCVSVYTETTSSSREFTPMSSTPIRPQHYRPGKRPRLELEEEEEEEGDTSTELQAEPQDSTYIPGDSVLTDDSAMSFEPVSTYKDDKYIVFESCLRELFQSCPVCKRQCDVQRRKMGTYVSFTQLCPHCNYSRQWQSQPVVGSTPVGNLHLSAATYFTGASFIQLEKICKAMNLQISQYDTFRRHARSFLEPAIIHKWKMDQQHLFQKLLHRGKIGVSGDMRADSPGHSAKYGSYTLMHLDSNRIIDLQLVQSNEVGGNFHMEKEGLKRFLDLLDSNGLEVDYIVTDRHPQIQKYLRERSITHFYDVWHFEKGLSKKLDKVAQNKDCGVLKKWLRSIKNHVYWSATSSTSGPEKVAKWTSIVNHIQNVHLHENPLFPKCQHPDRVSRDPSKWFKPGSVALYKVEKILVNKRVVKDVEKLSHHYQTSSLEAFHSLILRFTPKNVVFPFMGMLCRTWHRIMRDPQRRKWLPVMCPALFKEQSEPYILCTRIQKLQAYPAYNAQRDYHPNSPSQEAPAPVDKAKRGKMPVAPVWTGLDNSEHPS